Proteins encoded within one genomic window of Pigmentiphaga sp. H8:
- a CDS encoding cupin domain-containing protein, translating into MSFGDWMNSRCVQRSTRKYDWNALKFQADHDPKYGRAQMRYLGTGATGVASDSNTVPAVHFTFSTMIIPAGHVGPLHLHEDTEEVFFVLRGKVRIMCESKEGEYWEIEAGERDLISVPPGVYRGEVNIGDEEALMCVMLGSPRPQTPTYKPDDPLSRVKR; encoded by the coding sequence ATGAGCTTCGGCGACTGGATGAATTCGCGCTGTGTCCAGCGCTCCACCCGCAAGTACGACTGGAACGCCCTGAAGTTCCAGGCCGACCACGACCCCAAGTACGGCCGCGCGCAGATGCGCTACCTCGGCACCGGGGCTACCGGCGTCGCCAGCGATTCCAATACCGTGCCGGCGGTGCATTTCACCTTCTCGACCATGATCATCCCCGCCGGCCACGTCGGCCCGCTGCACCTGCACGAGGACACCGAGGAAGTCTTCTTCGTGCTGCGCGGCAAGGTCCGCATCATGTGCGAATCGAAGGAAGGCGAATACTGGGAGATCGAGGCCGGCGAACGCGACCTGATCTCGGTCCCGCCCGGCGTCTACCGAGGCGAGGTCAATATCGGCGACGAAGAAGCGCTGATGTGCGTGATGCTGGGCTCGCCCAGGCCGCAGACGCCGACCTACAAGCCGGACGATCCGCTGTCGCGGGTCAAGCGCTAG
- a CDS encoding aldehyde dehydrogenase family protein has translation MRAHEIPAGILPTHRQLFYGGAWHEPLAGVYAPTINPAYDERLADAPVADARDVDAAVRAAQDAFPAWAATPPMERGRMLRRAADILRTHAQELALLDALNNGNPVSILAKDAGFAADSLEYFAGLATEVKGETLPMGPGYLDYTVREPLGVVARIVAYNHPLMFAAMRLAAPLAAGNTVVVKSPDQAPLSIIRLAELIGHVFPKGVVNFLCGSRECGQALAEHPLVRKITLIGGVPTGKSVMKTAADGLKPVLLELGGKNALVAYPDADLDKLVDGIVGGMNFTWSGQSCGSTSRVFLHESIHDEVLARVAELLPRRHRPGIPTDPATTMGSLVSRAQLEKVQGFVQSALDEGGRLVAGGRRPDDPALRDGFFFEPTIFADMRPDMRLAREEVFGPIMSVFRWSDEDAMWADVNAVDFGLTGSIWTRDLETAHRAARRIHTGYVWINNTSQHFIGAPFGGVKQSGIGREECFEELLEFTYTKNVNLKLN, from the coding sequence ATGCGCGCACACGAGATTCCCGCCGGCATCCTGCCGACCCACCGCCAGCTTTTCTATGGGGGAGCCTGGCACGAGCCCCTGGCCGGCGTCTACGCGCCGACCATCAATCCCGCGTATGACGAGCGGCTGGCCGATGCGCCGGTTGCCGATGCGCGCGACGTCGACGCCGCGGTGCGGGCGGCCCAGGACGCCTTTCCCGCCTGGGCCGCCACGCCGCCGATGGAGCGCGGCCGCATGCTGCGCCGGGCGGCGGACATCCTGCGGACCCATGCGCAGGAGCTGGCGCTGCTGGATGCGCTGAACAATGGCAATCCGGTGTCCATCCTGGCCAAGGACGCGGGCTTCGCGGCCGACAGCCTGGAGTATTTCGCCGGCCTGGCCACCGAGGTCAAGGGCGAGACCCTGCCCATGGGGCCCGGCTACCTCGACTACACCGTGCGCGAGCCGCTGGGCGTGGTGGCGCGCATCGTCGCCTACAACCATCCGCTGATGTTCGCCGCCATGCGCCTGGCCGCGCCGCTGGCGGCGGGCAACACGGTCGTGGTCAAGTCGCCCGACCAGGCGCCGCTGTCCATCATTCGCCTGGCCGAACTGATCGGCCACGTGTTCCCCAAGGGCGTGGTCAACTTCCTGTGCGGCAGCCGCGAATGCGGGCAGGCGCTGGCCGAGCACCCGCTGGTGCGCAAGATCACGCTGATCGGCGGTGTGCCCACGGGCAAGTCCGTCATGAAGACGGCGGCCGACGGATTGAAGCCGGTGCTGCTGGAGCTGGGCGGCAAGAATGCGCTGGTGGCCTATCCCGACGCGGACCTGGACAAGCTGGTGGACGGCATCGTGGGCGGCATGAACTTCACGTGGTCGGGCCAGAGCTGCGGCTCCACCAGCCGGGTGTTCCTGCATGAAAGCATCCACGACGAAGTCCTGGCGCGAGTGGCCGAACTGCTGCCCCGGCGGCACCGGCCGGGCATTCCGACGGACCCGGCCACGACCATGGGATCGCTGGTCAGCCGGGCGCAGCTCGAGAAGGTGCAAGGCTTCGTGCAGTCCGCGCTGGACGAAGGCGGCCGGCTGGTGGCCGGCGGCCGGCGGCCCGACGATCCCGCGCTGCGCGACGGTTTCTTCTTCGAGCCCACCATCTTCGCCGACATGCGGCCGGACATGAGGCTGGCGCGCGAGGAAGTGTTCGGTCCCATCATGTCGGTGTTCCGCTGGTCCGACGAGGACGCGATGTGGGCCGACGTCAACGCCGTGGACTTCGGCCTGACCGGTTCGATCTGGACCCGCGATCTCGAGACCGCGCACCGCGCGGCCCGCCGCATCCATACCGGCTATGTCTGGATCAACAACACCAGCCAGCACTTCATCGGCGCGCCGTTCGGCGGCGTGAAGCAGTCGGGCATCGGCCGCGAGGAGTGCTTCGAGGAACTCCTGGAGTTCACCTACACCAAGAACGTCAACCTGAAACTGAACTAG
- a CDS encoding LysR family transcriptional regulator, which yields MRFNKLDLNLLVVLDALLATRSVSRAAERIFLSQPATSLALGRLREYFDDELLVPVGKTLVPTPLAEQLVKPVRDVLLQIQTVTRARPTFDPATATRRFTIESSDYVITVLLAEVVRRAARLAPLMQFDLRAISPQTPEHLDSGGIELLIAPEFAVVAGHPAEPLFEDTFSCLVCEAHFAPDFDLSSEAYFDATHVGVEWGGGRRITYDAKMLSRGRRERRQDVIAPNFTLVPELLVGTPRIATLPTRLARHMAARFALRVVPCPIAIPRFAENLQWHKYQERDPAISWLRGLLRATAADLPRLEVPPQAPPRRRRGA from the coding sequence ATGCGCTTCAACAAGCTGGACCTGAACCTGCTGGTGGTGCTCGACGCCCTGCTGGCCACCCGCAGCGTGAGCCGCGCCGCCGAGCGCATCTTCCTGAGCCAGCCCGCGACCAGCCTGGCGCTGGGGCGGCTGCGCGAGTATTTCGACGACGAGCTGCTGGTGCCGGTGGGCAAGACCCTGGTGCCGACTCCGCTGGCCGAGCAACTGGTCAAGCCGGTGCGCGACGTGCTGCTGCAGATCCAGACCGTGACGCGCGCCCGGCCCACCTTCGATCCCGCCACGGCCACGCGCCGCTTCACGATCGAATCCTCGGACTACGTGATCACGGTGCTGCTGGCCGAAGTGGTGCGGCGCGCGGCCCGGCTGGCGCCGCTGATGCAGTTCGACCTGCGGGCGATCAGCCCCCAGACGCCCGAGCACCTGGACAGCGGCGGGATCGAGCTGCTGATCGCGCCGGAGTTCGCGGTGGTGGCGGGACACCCGGCCGAACCGCTGTTCGAGGATACGTTCTCCTGCCTGGTGTGCGAGGCGCATTTCGCGCCGGACTTCGATTTATCGAGCGAGGCGTATTTCGACGCGACGCATGTGGGCGTCGAATGGGGAGGCGGGCGGCGGATCACCTACGACGCGAAGATGCTGTCGCGGGGCCGGCGCGAGCGCCGCCAGGACGTGATCGCGCCCAACTTCACGCTGGTGCCGGAGCTGTTGGTCGGCACGCCGCGCATCGCGACCCTGCCGACCCGGCTGGCGCGCCACATGGCGGCGCGCTTTGCGCTGCGGGTGGTGCCTTGTCCGATTGCGATTCCCCGTTTCGCGGAGAATCTGCAATGGCATAAGTACCAGGAGCGGGATCCGGCCATCTCGTGGTTGCGGGGGTTGTTGCGGGCCACGGCCGCGGACTTGCCGCGCCTGGAGGTCCCGCCGCAGGCTCCGCCGCGGCGCCGGCGCGGAGCCTAG
- a CDS encoding FAD-dependent monooxygenase, protein MQWDVIVVGGGPSGLTMAAELAGSGAKTLVLERRTEGVQSRAGTLLPRVLELFDARGIADRFIRRTRDISPYPFRPSHIWAGFHPIEWHYLETRYGFTLGLPQNLTEEILWTWAEESGAEIRRGAEVRAVRQSADGVEVDAGSEDGTMTTLRARYLVGADGGRSVVRGQAGLPFDGRGGSFRGIVIDAELDAPWPGGRVNVDNEMGWVRGYAFGDGITRFNIVHRDRRHASKDEPVTLEEALQCIRDVHGTDYGIRGHRWASRFDDQMRAVPTLRSGRVFLVGESARIHYPASGVGMNFCLQDAFNLGWKLAHVVQGHSDAAILDSYDEERLPVMRDLLDSVAAQCALQFNFEPEGVALKRRMQREYIPLPDVQRKLVRELCGLTRPYPAPTGSHPLAGQHAPDIDLIGLDGQSVRLAELLRERRFVLLDLEGYSNQYASLPLEGLPVRCVQARLGRAPAALADVKGMLVRPDGYIAWAGTSVQQAGEARAELARWLRGARA, encoded by the coding sequence ATGCAGTGGGATGTGATCGTGGTCGGTGGCGGCCCGTCGGGGTTGACCATGGCCGCCGAACTGGCCGGCTCGGGAGCGAAGACGCTGGTCCTGGAACGGCGCACCGAAGGCGTGCAGTCGCGCGCCGGCACCCTGCTGCCGCGCGTGCTGGAACTGTTCGACGCGCGCGGCATCGCCGACCGCTTCATCCGGCGCACGCGCGACATCAGCCCCTACCCGTTCCGCCCCTCTCACATCTGGGCGGGCTTCCACCCCATCGAATGGCATTACCTGGAGACCCGCTACGGTTTCACGCTGGGCCTGCCGCAGAACCTGACCGAGGAAATCCTGTGGACCTGGGCCGAGGAAAGCGGCGCCGAGATACGGCGCGGCGCCGAGGTCCGGGCCGTGCGGCAGTCGGCGGACGGAGTCGAGGTCGACGCAGGCAGCGAAGACGGCACCATGACGACCCTGCGCGCCCGCTATCTGGTCGGCGCCGACGGCGGCCGCAGTGTCGTGCGCGGCCAGGCCGGCCTGCCCTTCGACGGCCGCGGCGGTTCGTTCCGCGGCATCGTGATCGACGCCGAACTGGACGCGCCCTGGCCCGGCGGCCGTGTCAACGTCGACAACGAGATGGGCTGGGTGCGCGGCTACGCGTTCGGCGACGGCATCACCCGCTTCAATATCGTGCACCGCGACCGGCGGCATGCATCCAAGGATGAACCCGTCACGCTGGAAGAGGCCCTGCAATGCATACGCGACGTGCACGGCACCGACTACGGCATCCGCGGCCACCGCTGGGCCTCGCGCTTCGACGACCAGATGCGCGCCGTGCCCACGCTGCGCAGCGGCCGCGTCTTCCTGGTGGGCGAGTCGGCGCGCATCCATTACCCCGCCAGCGGCGTGGGCATGAACTTCTGCCTGCAGGACGCCTTCAACCTGGGCTGGAAGCTGGCCCACGTCGTGCAGGGCCACAGCGACGCCGCGATCCTGGACAGCTATGACGAGGAACGCCTGCCGGTCATGCGCGATCTGCTCGACAGCGTCGCGGCCCAGTGTGCGCTGCAATTCAATTTCGAACCCGAGGGCGTCGCGCTGAAGCGGCGCATGCAGCGCGAGTACATTCCGCTGCCCGACGTGCAGCGCAAGCTGGTGCGCGAACTGTGCGGCCTGACCCGGCCCTATCCCGCGCCGACGGGCAGCCATCCGCTGGCCGGGCAGCACGCGCCGGACATCGACCTGATCGGACTGGACGGCCAGTCGGTGCGCCTGGCCGAGCTGCTGCGCGAGCGGCGCTTCGTGCTGCTGGACCTGGAAGGCTACAGCAACCAATACGCCAGCCTGCCGCTGGAGGGCCTGCCCGTGCGCTGCGTGCAGGCCCGCCTGGGCCGCGCGCCCGCCGCGCTGGCCGACGTCAAGGGAATGCTGGTGCGGCCGGACGGCTACATCGCCTGGGCCGGCACCTCCGTGCAACAGGCCGGCGAAGCGCGCGCCGAGCTGGCCCGCTGGCTGCGCGGGGCCCGGGCATGA
- a CDS encoding TRAP transporter substrate-binding protein, whose translation MNRRLCLAHLAGLGALALLPTARAQNLVMKLTTTTSDDLGVDWLNAYKVNLEAATQNKVKGQVYPASQLGTAQRTIEGVSMGTVEMALNASGMYEGLDARFGALAVPGVFDSIDHGMKVLADPEVKARLASIASKKGVEVLTTLVHSQCSIVSRKPIRKLSDLAGQKIRVPGSSILIAQLRQLGANPVSMSLGEVLPAFQNGTLDGVYSGTPIPSALKYFDVAKSQTLLPSTYIAIVGLASPTFLKSAGPLEQPLRQAARKTDVEIGPRVHARVAEARAIWEKGGGEMIELPSADAKAYLDAVIPAAMKELSADARKDYEALRAAAVRLRT comes from the coding sequence ATGAATCGCCGTCTATGCCTGGCGCATCTGGCCGGCCTGGGAGCGCTCGCGCTCCTGCCCACCGCCCGCGCGCAGAACCTGGTCATGAAGCTCACCACCACCACGTCCGACGACCTGGGCGTCGACTGGCTGAACGCCTACAAGGTCAACCTGGAGGCGGCCACGCAGAACAAGGTCAAGGGCCAGGTGTACCCGGCCAGCCAGCTCGGTACCGCGCAGCGCACGATCGAAGGCGTGAGCATGGGCACCGTCGAGATGGCGCTGAACGCCTCGGGCATGTACGAGGGCCTGGACGCGCGCTTCGGCGCGCTGGCCGTGCCCGGCGTGTTCGACAGCATCGATCATGGCATGAAGGTGCTGGCCGATCCCGAGGTCAAGGCTCGGCTTGCGTCCATCGCCTCGAAGAAGGGCGTCGAGGTGCTGACCACGCTCGTGCATTCCCAGTGCAGCATCGTCTCGCGCAAGCCCATCCGCAAGCTGTCGGACCTGGCCGGGCAGAAGATCCGCGTGCCCGGTTCCTCGATCCTGATCGCGCAACTGCGGCAACTGGGCGCCAATCCGGTGTCGATGTCGCTGGGCGAGGTGCTGCCCGCGTTCCAGAACGGCACGCTGGATGGCGTCTATTCCGGCACGCCCATTCCCTCGGCGCTGAAATACTTCGACGTCGCCAAGTCGCAGACGCTGCTGCCGTCCACCTACATCGCCATCGTCGGGCTGGCCAGCCCCACCTTCCTGAAATCGGCCGGTCCGCTGGAGCAGCCGCTGCGCCAGGCCGCGCGCAAGACCGATGTCGAGATCGGTCCGCGCGTGCACGCGCGCGTGGCCGAGGCCCGGGCGATCTGGGAGAAGGGCGGCGGCGAGATGATCGAGCTGCCGTCGGCCGACGCCAAGGCCTACCTGGACGCGGTGATTCCGGCCGCGATGAAGGAGTTGTCGGCCGATGCCCGCAAGGACTACGAAGCGCTGCGCGCCGCCGCTGTCCGTCTTCGGACTTGA
- a CDS encoding TRAP transporter small permease, with protein MSSTQPGGARRILRGLERAATSLERALASALLAAVAINVANVVARYVFGRSITGADELQVYLMAALAFFGSAVAAVRGQHLRMDVLNRYFPEELRRFLSTFEALAAVALCGFVCFISSEYAWRIYQIGSVSENGHIPMWIPHSLVAVAFAAMVVVGLFDVVLRVAGGGLRQPDPVDAAEEALS; from the coding sequence ATGTCCAGTACCCAGCCCGGCGGCGCGCGGCGCATCCTGCGCGGCCTGGAGCGCGCCGCCACCAGCCTGGAGCGCGCCCTGGCCAGCGCGCTGCTGGCCGCGGTCGCGATCAACGTCGCCAACGTGGTGGCGCGCTACGTGTTCGGCCGTTCGATCACCGGCGCCGACGAACTGCAGGTCTACCTGATGGCCGCGCTGGCCTTCTTCGGTTCGGCGGTGGCGGCGGTGCGGGGACAGCATTTGCGCATGGATGTGCTGAACCGCTACTTCCCGGAGGAGCTGCGGCGCTTCCTGTCCACCTTCGAGGCGCTGGCGGCGGTGGCGCTGTGCGGCTTCGTCTGCTTCATCTCGTCGGAATACGCCTGGCGCATCTACCAGATCGGCAGCGTGAGCGAGAACGGCCACATCCCGATGTGGATCCCGCATTCGCTGGTGGCGGTGGCGTTCGCTGCCATGGTGGTCGTCGGCCTGTTCGACGTGGTGCTGCGCGTGGCCGGCGGCGGCCTGCGCCAGCCCGATCCGGTGGATGCCGCCGAGGAGGCGTTGTCATGA
- a CDS encoding LysR family transcriptional regulator: MARFDPYLTLQKLEVFCVVAELQSVTRAADYLFVTQPVVTSHIRSLEEKLGTTLIRREGRGIALTATGQRVYKWAQEVVTRTRELERELGGSTDLAPGQVVVGSSMSVGTYLLSQLICDFQVLRPDGQVHVSISNPQVALEATRTGACDFAVLIIAPTQNLDGLAVRPLWDEDLLLVSAPGSRWVGDEARREDISRLPFISTANSTVMQQLEEGQLRANGIPSRRIVLNLGHPEAQKEAVRRDLGVCFFSKTAVERDLARGELRCVRTPGLALTLPLYLASREGKEFSEFQLALKRHIEKARPPGLKPFQGNPME; the protein is encoded by the coding sequence ATGGCTCGCTTCGATCCCTACCTCACCTTGCAGAAGCTGGAAGTCTTCTGCGTCGTGGCCGAATTGCAGAGCGTGACGCGCGCCGCGGACTACCTGTTCGTTACCCAACCGGTCGTCACCTCGCACATCCGCAGCCTGGAAGAAAAACTGGGCACCACGCTGATCCGCCGCGAAGGCCGCGGCATCGCGCTGACCGCCACCGGCCAGCGCGTCTACAAATGGGCGCAGGAAGTCGTCACCCGCACGCGCGAACTGGAGCGGGAACTGGGCGGCTCGACCGATCTCGCGCCGGGCCAGGTGGTGGTCGGCTCGTCCATGAGCGTGGGCACCTATCTGTTGAGCCAGTTGATCTGCGACTTCCAGGTGCTGCGCCCCGACGGCCAGGTCCATGTGTCGATCTCGAACCCGCAGGTGGCGCTGGAGGCCACGCGCACCGGCGCCTGCGACTTCGCCGTTCTCATCATCGCGCCCACGCAGAACCTGGATGGCCTGGCGGTGCGCCCGCTGTGGGACGAGGACCTGCTGCTGGTCAGCGCTCCGGGCAGCCGCTGGGTGGGCGATGAGGCGCGGCGCGAGGACATTTCCCGCCTGCCCTTCATCAGCACCGCGAACAGCACCGTCATGCAGCAGCTGGAGGAAGGGCAACTGCGCGCCAACGGCATTCCATCGCGGCGCATCGTGCTCAACCTGGGCCATCCGGAAGCGCAAAAGGAAGCCGTGCGGCGCGATCTGGGCGTGTGCTTCTTTTCCAAGACGGCGGTGGAACGCGACCTGGCTCGTGGCGAACTGCGCTGCGTGCGCACGCCCGGCCTCGCGCTCACGCTGCCGCTCTATCTGGCCAGCCGCGAGGGCAAGGAATTCTCGGAGTTCCAGCTGGCGCTGAAGCGGCATATCGAAAAAGCCCGGCCGCCTGGTCTCAAGCCTTTCCAGGGCAATCCCATGGAGTGA
- a CDS encoding amidohydrolase family protein, with protein MTRRTLIRQGWIVSVDPQVGDLRQGDLLIEDGRIAAIAPQLTVEDAEQIDARGMIVLPGFVDTHRHTWQTCVRHRYADIDPQIYFAEMLGAKGAAFRAEDVYTGTLLGAVSALDGGITTMMDWSHVQNSPEHSDAAVQALRDAGLRAVFGHGWPLVEGASWMFDSQRGHPQDIRRLRRDFFSSDDQLLTLAMAARGPEMARREIWLDDLRLARELGLRSSIHMGAYARNAPIRAIAQMQAEGALGPDLTFVHCCFCGRDEIAMMADAGVTASLGVHCEMNAQGIGDIPFDRLLAAGIRPSLSGDTETKCSGDMFTQMRHAFAYYRSWMGGGHSREPDAPATLTLRDVLEFATLAGARATGLDHKTGSLTPGKQADIVLIRGDDLNLTPVSDAVGAVVLAAHPGNVDTVFVAGRAVKRAGRLLHVDVEALRRRARASQAHVLELPA; from the coding sequence ATGACCCGCCGCACGCTCATCCGCCAGGGCTGGATCGTCAGCGTCGATCCCCAGGTGGGCGACCTGCGCCAGGGCGACCTGCTGATCGAGGACGGCCGCATCGCCGCGATCGCCCCGCAACTGACGGTGGAGGATGCCGAACAGATCGACGCCCGCGGCATGATCGTCCTGCCCGGCTTCGTCGACACGCACCGCCATACCTGGCAGACCTGCGTGCGCCACCGCTACGCCGATATCGATCCGCAGATCTATTTCGCCGAGATGCTGGGCGCCAAGGGCGCGGCCTTCCGCGCCGAGGACGTCTACACGGGCACGCTGCTGGGCGCGGTCTCGGCGCTGGACGGCGGCATCACGACGATGATGGACTGGTCGCACGTGCAGAACAGCCCCGAGCACAGCGACGCCGCCGTCCAGGCGCTGCGCGACGCCGGCCTGCGCGCCGTGTTCGGCCACGGCTGGCCGCTGGTCGAGGGCGCGAGCTGGATGTTCGACAGCCAGCGCGGCCATCCGCAGGACATCCGCCGGCTGCGCCGCGATTTCTTTTCCTCGGACGACCAGTTGCTGACGCTGGCCATGGCGGCGCGCGGCCCGGAAATGGCCCGCCGGGAGATCTGGCTGGACGACCTGCGCCTGGCGCGCGAACTGGGCCTGCGCTCCAGCATCCACATGGGCGCCTACGCGCGCAATGCGCCGATACGCGCGATCGCGCAGATGCAGGCCGAGGGCGCGCTGGGTCCGGACCTGACCTTCGTGCACTGCTGCTTCTGCGGCCGCGACGAGATCGCGATGATGGCCGATGCCGGCGTCACCGCATCGCTGGGCGTGCATTGCGAGATGAACGCCCAGGGCATCGGCGACATCCCCTTCGACCGCCTGCTGGCCGCCGGCATCCGGCCCAGCCTGAGCGGCGATACCGAAACCAAATGCTCGGGCGACATGTTCACCCAGATGCGCCACGCCTTCGCCTACTACCGTTCGTGGATGGGCGGCGGCCATTCCCGCGAGCCGGATGCGCCCGCCACGCTGACGCTGCGCGACGTGCTGGAATTCGCCACGCTGGCCGGCGCGCGCGCCACCGGCCTGGACCACAAGACCGGCTCGCTCACGCCCGGCAAGCAGGCCGACATCGTGCTGATCCGCGGCGACGACCTGAACCTGACGCCGGTGTCGGACGCCGTTGGCGCCGTCGTGCTGGCGGCCCACCCGGGCAACGTCGATACCGTCTTCGTGGCCGGCCGCGCCGTCAAGCGCGCCGGGCGATTGCTGCACGTCGACGTCGAGGCCCTGCGGCGGCGCGCCCGGGCCTCGCAGGCGCACGTGCTGGAGCTACCGGCATGA
- a CDS encoding TRAP transporter large permease: MSFALGFLPLGLLLLGFPIFLVLLASVSVALLFFMDVPLTALHQNLFGAIDAYALLAIPFFIFAGELMGRGSVADRLVNFVNAGVGSVRGSLAVTTVGSSALFGAISGVSAATVATIGRVMLPALRRNGYPEKFSAGLLTAVGAIDIIIPPSIPMIVYGAAAQQSVPRLYAAGVLPGLLLAGMLCAYVMWYARRHRIGGGDRFSWAAFGRAAARGLGALGAPVIILGGIYGGVFSPTEAAAVACLYAIVVARYFYRELSWRDILASAGTTAVFTGQILIIVACANVFGWLLTVHQVPAALVQWLTDLHLPGWSLLLAINVLLLAVGCFIDPLSAILLLSPLLMPLVTAIGVDPVHFGIIITVNLSIGLFHPPFGINIFVAQSVLKLPLESIYRGIVPFVVIYLIALGLITYIPDISLWGMRLLLN; encoded by the coding sequence ATGAGTTTCGCGCTCGGTTTCCTGCCCCTGGGCCTGCTCCTGCTGGGCTTTCCCATTTTCCTCGTGCTGCTGGCGTCGGTCAGCGTGGCGCTGCTGTTCTTCATGGACGTGCCGCTCACGGCCTTGCACCAGAATCTCTTCGGCGCCATCGATGCCTATGCGCTGCTGGCGATTCCGTTCTTCATCTTCGCCGGCGAGCTGATGGGGCGGGGTTCGGTCGCGGACCGGCTGGTGAACTTCGTCAACGCCGGCGTGGGTTCGGTGCGCGGCAGCCTGGCGGTGACCACCGTCGGCTCCTCGGCGCTGTTCGGCGCGATCTCGGGTGTGAGCGCGGCCACCGTGGCCACCATCGGGCGCGTAATGCTGCCCGCGCTGCGGCGCAATGGCTATCCCGAGAAGTTCTCGGCGGGGCTGCTGACCGCCGTGGGCGCCATCGACATCATCATCCCGCCCAGCATCCCGATGATCGTCTACGGCGCGGCCGCGCAGCAGTCGGTTCCCCGGCTGTACGCGGCGGGCGTGCTGCCCGGGCTGCTGCTGGCCGGCATGCTTTGCGCCTACGTCATGTGGTATGCCCGCCGCCATCGTATCGGCGGCGGCGATCGCTTCTCGTGGGCGGCCTTCGGCCGCGCCGCGGCGCGCGGCCTGGGGGCGCTGGGCGCGCCCGTCATCATCCTGGGCGGCATCTACGGCGGCGTGTTCTCTCCCACCGAAGCCGCCGCGGTGGCCTGCCTGTACGCCATCGTCGTGGCGCGCTACTTCTACCGCGAATTGTCGTGGCGCGACATCCTGGCCAGCGCCGGCACGACGGCGGTGTTCACCGGGCAGATCCTGATCATCGTGGCCTGCGCCAACGTGTTCGGCTGGCTGCTGACGGTGCACCAGGTGCCCGCCGCGCTGGTGCAGTGGCTGACCGACCTGCACCTGCCGGGCTGGTCGCTGCTGTTGGCGATCAACGTGCTGCTGCTGGCGGTAGGCTGCTTCATCGATCCGCTGTCGGCCATCCTGCTGCTGTCGCCGCTGCTGATGCCGCTGGTCACCGCCATCGGCGTGGACCCGGTGCACTTCGGGATCATCATCACGGTGAACCTGTCCATCGGCCTGTTCCATCCGCCCTTCGGCATCAACATCTTCGTCGCGCAGAGCGTGCTCAAGCTGCCGCTGGAAAGCATCTACCGCGGCATCGTGCCGTTCGTCGTCATTTACCTGATCGCGCTGGGGCTGATCACCTACATCCCGGACATATCCCTCTGGGGCATGCGCTTGCTGTTGAACTGA